The Styela clava unplaced genomic scaffold, kaStyClav1.hap1.2 HAP1_SCAFFOLD_362, whole genome shotgun sequence genomic sequence TATAACATTTCATAAGTAGACGCCTCTCATACATAATTTTAGATTGAGTCGACAAATGATTCTTTAAATAGGCAGACACGGATATAAATTTAACAATCCTTACCACGTCCAAAAAAATAGTACTGAGAGCAGCAACTATCCACGTAGCAAAATCTAATTTTGAAACCTTCCATAAGTCCTTCAAAGCTAATGCTCTTTTCAACATTCCTTTCATAGCAACGCAAATAATGGAAGCAAGGCAAGCCTTGAAAATAGAATGAAGGTTTATTGagattttaagttttattttacctacttaaaaattgaaacagcaTCAAGTATGTAAAATTGACTGAGACAGTAGTAAGTCTGAACAGGGGAGAATAACAAACAGACTGACACAGAGGCTAGATTTTACATTCTTAACATTTAGCTGCAAGACGTAGGCAAATCGAATATAGATCCCCGGGCTCTAGAAGACGGTGTCTTACTACCAAATTCGAATATTTCTTTCATTTAAATCATAGGCCGTAATAATTGACTAAACGGCAAGATGTCGTAGGTGAGTTAAAATATGTAACAGGTCTTCTCAGTGGCTAAACTATCTGTTTCAAGGCCCTGGTTATTTTGTacgtttcattattttttttgatatttcagttGATGCAAATCTTGAAGTAAGACTCATATACTGCATAATCCATCTAGATTTTTTGCAATGGTggtaaatatgaatattttatgataGTCCACGAATATACCCAGCCCCGAGGAGCTCTTTGTTGGGTGAACGATGGCTCAAAACACGTATGAATGTAAGTGAAGCACAAGCATATCTTACTTTTGGTATACTGCTGAAAAGAGGACCAATAACAAGTAGCACAAGAAGAATGATAGCGGCAGCAATGAGACCAACAACTTGAGTTTTCCCCCCGCTTTCAACCTGAAATAAAAACGAGAGAAGTGCTTAAACATTCTCATGCTCAAAAAGATATAGACTTATATTTGTGCAGTCGGATTGTAATATACCCTGGTACGATATTCTAGATAAGCTGAGCCGAACTGGTCAAAAAGATGGTTTTGTTGAATCATGAAActgtaaatatatttcatacagGGCTGTTTTTAGTGaggaacaaaatgaaaaatgataactGATATAATAGCATTCTCATATTACTATAGGATATTTTGAGGTAAATGAAGGAAATATCTGTACATATTTTACCTGTACACAACTTCGTGACATGGACGGAAATGCTGGAAAGCAGGAGAAGAACGAACACACTGTGTTACTGACTCCGTACGCAACAAGTTCTTGATTCGGACGTATCTCATATCCAAATTTACTTCCGAATATTTTTGCAATGGATACCGATACCGAATAACCAACCACTGCTATCGGTATTGCGTATCCAATAAGAGATGACAATTCATTAAAAGCCGGCAACACTGGTGCTGGTATTCTGTGGGAATCAGTAAAAAATTACTTACTATCTACAAACCAATTTTACCAATATATGTATCATGATATTTGAAAAGGTTTAAATTCATAATCGAGTTTTTGTTAATGATGTCGCACATCGTGGGGACGTTCACGACTCAAGATCactttaatattataatattttcaggTAATTCAGATAGATTGGTTCGTATGAGTAGTATGTTAATTTTCATTGCTGCGAAAAGTCTCACCCGCTCGGAATATTTCCAATGATGCTAACTCCATATTTCTCTGCGAGGTTGACACCGTACGAGATCCCTGTCCCAACAATAACCtgctcaaaataaatattttttaattaattacttTTCCCGAAAAAGAAGAGAGAGAAATTAATAATTGGTgactttcaaaaataaatatctcaCCACAACAATCTCCCCCGGTAAAGGAAGTCCGAGTGGtattttttctttgtattttacatttaattcttttaaaatcaccagaaatataatgcaaataACAGAAATCACAACGGTGGCGGAAGTCTTGGTTCTACCAGCTTCGTCTAAATTGATCAATGCAAGAATCAAGTCCCGTAACATCTGAAATGATAAAATAGTGTATTTTTTAGTTATGCACGCATAGGAACTTGCATAGATGGAGtcgaataaattaaatattgcgACGAAGCTGAAAATTTTATCTGAGATTCAGAATTAAAATTCGATGTTCTTGAAATCGAGTATCATAGTCGAGATTTCCAACGCCAAATGATTTAATTTCCAGTGTACGGAACAAATGTGGCAGTGTCAGACAGCTCGTAGTAAAAAGCCAGTATcgaatttttttcaatcaaaaatccAGATACGACTTTTGATGTAGGAGTCATTATTGATGTCATATCAAAGATTTTAAACTTTTGAGTAATTTTCAAGATACTTTTTATATCGACAATCGCGATATCATCAGGCCTCAAAAATTCCTaatagtttaattttttttttctctacttTCTTACCCAAATAAGATTCAATTGTCCCGCATAACTTCCTATGCTTACTCCGACCAAACTCTTGAATTGTGATACCAGAATTTGTACCGCAGCACCAAACGTAAATCCAGAAATCATGGGGTCTGATAAATAAACCACGACGAATCCAACACGGAGAATACTCAAtccaaactgaaaaaaaaaatagtgtttATTGAATTAATCGACAATTAATTGACTGTCGTAGCCACTTTAGGATAGCCACACCACATTAAGATAGAAAACTAAGACAAATCTGTGTGAACAGTAGGCTAAGCGtcaaatattctgaaaaaaaaaatatttagattaaatccatcaaaaaaaaatttatgataacCCATTTTTAAACTACCAACTTTCAAcgtcgaaaaattcaaaatattctgaATCAACTCACTAAAAAAATTCCTGTTATAAACATCACTGCTGATCCAAGTATTATTCTTCTATCGTAAATTGCATTCCACGCTGTTTCTTCATTTAGTCCATCCGCTGTCTTCCCCGTTGCTAAGTCAAACACCGGATCAGGAGCCAGTGATGCCATGGCATTACCCAGCATCAAACTAGTCAGAGCAAACGTTCCTAGAATAATTAGAAACATGTCCACCTGTCTATACCACGAATAGAATACTaactattaaatattgaaacatgtgatataaaatatatgaaacgCATACAATAATTTGACAACTGTTCTTATATTTGACGGGTTGGTGTACGTGAAAGTTGAATGAAGATAACAATGGAGATCGAAGACTAAAGCATTTCATAATGATTTTTGTAATAGATTTCACTGGTCAGACTAAAATCTTATTATTATTCAGAGTAAGAACAAAACGTCCCAAAGTACACTTACCCATAGAAGTGTGTCTTGATGTCCCCAACAAACTGTACAGAATGACAGGAAAGAATGAGTTGTAAAGTCCATAAACCGGATGTTGCCCGGCCAGAAGAGCGTACGACATGCCTGTGAAACATTTGAATCAATACTACTAATTTGAGTGATATCCAAAAATAGGCAAAAAACTGAAAGGCACTAATACATATGTCCCTATCATTGGCTATTCATGAATTGGAGTCTATGGTAATGTGCCCTCCTTGTGGGAGGTTCTTTACACAGCTCGGGTACGATCTTGcgtgaattatttttaaatctgaCATGGACTTGATCCGTAACTATTCTGAAAAACTAAACATACCTTGAGGGATGTGCATTATTCCTACAGTTAGTCCGCTGACGAAATCTGCAAGAAACcattttttgaatttgtatCGAGGTAACCAGTATAAAATTGGTACAACActaagaataaattttttggtCGCCTCCACGAGGTTGTTTTCTTTTGGTCGCacaagttttgatattttttcttttaagcATAATTCTTTAGGTTCGATATAACTGTATTTTTCTTGAAACGACTTTTCTGTGTGAAGGTTTCTGTTTATCAATATTTTGCTTGGTGTCAAGTTGACCGACTCATTAG encodes the following:
- the LOC144419457 gene encoding solute carrier family 26 member 6-like; the protein is MASNESVNLTPSKILINRNLHTEKSFQEKYSYIEPKELCLKEKISKLVRPKENNLVEATKKFILSVVPILYWLPRYKFKKWFLADFVSGLTVGIMHIPQGMSYALLAGQHPVYGLYNSFFPVILYSLLGTSRHTSMGTFALTSLMLGNAMASLAPDPVFDLATGKTADGLNEETAWNAIYDRRIILGSAVMFITGIFLFGLSILRVGFVVVYLSDPMISGFTFGAAVQILVSQFKSLVGVSIGSYAGQLNLIWMLRDLILALINLDEAGRTKTSATVVISVICIIFLVILKELNVKYKEKIPLGLPLPGEIVVVIVGTGISYGVNLAEKYGVSIIGNIPSGIPAPVLPAFNELSSLIGYAIPIAVVGYSVSVSIAKIFGSKFGYEIRPNQELVAYGVSNTVCSFFSCFPAFPSMSRSCVQVESGGKTQVVGLIAAAIILLVLLVIGPLFSSIPKACLASIICVAMKGMLKRALALKDLWKVSKLDFATWIVAALSTIFLDV